From Synoicihabitans lomoniglobus, the proteins below share one genomic window:
- a CDS encoding BatD family protein has protein sequence MRATGNIFTRPRAVWLAITMMVGPSLLSAQTGSGPKPFAQLDPVTGEFWVGELFPLTFKVWVPDEIHGSVVGPLQWRSEDLDMEDWSEPARGRMRRNGVWMITQTVTNRGYAPRPGSITVAAASQKLNVKAPPKAGSFQQGGVTVQVAVASAPGELTIKPLPEPIPAGFSGAVGQFELNSSLSIDKVNVGESVTWRLALTGTGNWPQIRRLPERKVAKSFEVVSPGQRRTSVDGSAFDAALTEELMLVPRRPGDYTLPAVSFIYFDPVAGAYRTLTTPAHPLLILGTATGDGESGMPDEVGVAVPESPPVLPLDPSGVDVRGVSPLPVDNWWILAAIPAVGVLLFWVGLAARRRHLTDPLRRQRLARERILALLRELNATPAPTPERMRALLGRWEESAAELLGLSVNVPTGAAVELALAKSAGPDEVRWRGLWRDADRYIYAAGGVLPHDWVERAERVCGAAKVRRAPWLASFLPRNLLPFAVAASLVLLVVPMRGRDAGMEAYVKGDFDTAETEWAQIVAAQPLSASTRYNRALALAQLDRWSESAAESLAALCLAPRNEAIRWQLALSLDRAGIDQPTALAVAHRPGSWTVVTWFSVGEWAWVFGVACSAAALALGGALVLAYHGRTGRRAWWPVLIAGLAMGMAVVAVHSRGTYAMLAETDTAIVRLNTSLRSVPTAANAAQKMVPLPAGSLATGVRSFLGWTQLAFPNGQTGWVRTDELTWIYR, from the coding sequence ATGCGGGCAACCGGAAACATTTTCACGCGACCTCGGGCGGTCTGGCTGGCGATCACGATGATGGTCGGCCCGAGCCTGTTGTCGGCCCAAACCGGATCGGGACCCAAACCGTTCGCGCAGCTGGACCCGGTGACCGGTGAATTCTGGGTCGGTGAACTTTTCCCGCTGACGTTCAAGGTCTGGGTGCCGGACGAAATCCATGGCTCCGTGGTCGGGCCACTGCAGTGGCGTAGTGAAGATTTGGATATGGAGGATTGGTCGGAGCCCGCGCGGGGGCGTATGCGTCGGAACGGTGTTTGGATGATCACGCAAACCGTCACGAACCGGGGTTATGCGCCTCGGCCCGGCTCGATCACGGTGGCAGCCGCCTCGCAAAAATTGAATGTCAAGGCGCCGCCGAAAGCCGGATCGTTTCAGCAGGGCGGAGTAACGGTGCAGGTCGCGGTGGCGAGTGCGCCGGGCGAACTGACGATCAAACCCCTGCCGGAACCGATTCCCGCCGGGTTCAGCGGAGCGGTGGGACAGTTCGAGCTAAACTCGAGTCTCTCAATCGACAAAGTGAATGTCGGGGAGTCCGTGACGTGGCGCCTGGCGTTGACCGGCACGGGCAATTGGCCGCAGATCCGGCGACTCCCGGAGCGGAAGGTCGCGAAGAGTTTCGAAGTCGTAAGTCCCGGTCAGCGGCGCACGTCCGTGGATGGTTCGGCGTTTGACGCGGCGTTGACGGAGGAGCTCATGCTCGTGCCCCGCCGCCCCGGCGACTACACGCTGCCGGCGGTTTCATTTATCTATTTTGACCCCGTGGCGGGAGCCTACCGCACGCTCACCACGCCGGCGCATCCCTTGCTCATCCTCGGGACGGCCACGGGTGACGGCGAAAGCGGCATGCCCGACGAAGTGGGCGTGGCGGTGCCGGAATCTCCGCCGGTGTTGCCCCTCGATCCGAGCGGGGTCGATGTGCGGGGCGTTTCGCCCCTGCCGGTGGATAACTGGTGGATCCTGGCGGCGATTCCGGCGGTGGGCGTGCTGTTGTTTTGGGTGGGGTTGGCGGCCCGCCGTCGTCACCTCACGGATCCCTTGCGACGACAACGTCTGGCGCGTGAGCGGATCTTGGCATTGTTGCGCGAATTGAATGCGACGCCCGCCCCGACTCCGGAGCGTATGAGAGCGTTGTTGGGCCGGTGGGAGGAATCTGCGGCAGAGTTGCTCGGACTGTCGGTGAACGTGCCGACGGGAGCCGCGGTGGAATTGGCGCTGGCGAAATCCGCCGGACCAGATGAGGTGCGCTGGCGCGGATTGTGGCGGGACGCGGATCGCTACATTTATGCGGCTGGTGGCGTGTTGCCCCACGATTGGGTGGAGCGGGCGGAGCGGGTGTGCGGTGCCGCTAAAGTGCGTCGGGCGCCCTGGCTCGCGTCGTTCCTGCCCCGCAACCTGTTACCGTTCGCGGTGGCGGCGTCACTGGTCCTGCTCGTCGTGCCCATGCGCGGGCGGGATGCCGGTATGGAAGCATATGTGAAGGGTGATTTTGACACGGCGGAAACGGAGTGGGCTCAGATCGTGGCGGCCCAACCCCTCAGCGCATCCACGCGTTATAATCGGGCGCTGGCGCTGGCCCAGTTGGACCGGTGGTCGGAATCGGCGGCCGAGTCGCTGGCCGCCCTGTGTCTGGCCCCCCGGAATGAGGCGATCCGGTGGCAGTTGGCGTTGAGCCTGGACCGGGCGGGGATCGATCAACCGACGGCGTTGGCGGTCGCCCACCGTCCCGGTAGTTGGACCGTGGTCACGTGGTTTTCGGTCGGCGAGTGGGCGTGGGTTTTCGGCGTGGCCTGCAGTGCGGCGGCTCTGGCGTTGGGCGGGGCCTTGGTGTTGGCCTATCACGGGCGGACCGGTCGCCGCGCCTGGTGGCCGGTATTGATCGCGGGCCTCGCGATGGGAATGGCGGTGGTGGCTGTGCACAGTCGCGGCACGTATGCCATGCTGGCGGAAACGGACACCGCGATAGTGAGGTTGAACACGTCCCTGCGGTCGGTGCCGACGGCGGCCAACGCTGCGCAAAAGATGGTGCCGTTGCCCGCCGGGTCACTGGCGACGGGAGTCCGGTCGTTTCTGGGTTGGACGCAACTGGCGTTTCCCAATGGCCAGACCGGGTGGGTGCGAACCGATGAACTTACCTGGATTTACCGCTGA
- a CDS encoding M14 family metallopeptidase translates to MRKITFNRTVLKAALFGLAAASLFGASPVITPPKDIIGFNIGDDYHMASYTQISTMLKTWDKESDRLTVVSIGTTAEGRAQYMGIVTSPANHAKLEHYRNISRNLSLAEGLTDDQARAMADEGKAVVWIDGGLHATETVNAQSLAEMIYQMVSLEDRETMRFLDDVILLMPIPNPDGVELVANWYMREEDETKRSLQHLPVLYHKYVGHDNNRDSIMNNMPETTNQNRVLFLEWNPQIMHNVHQTGPLGQVIFIPPFRDPFNYNFDPLIPIGIERVGAAMHARLVSKGMGGSAMRSNAPYSTWWNGGMRTAVYFHNQIGLLTEVIGNPTPGPVPLVPDKHLPDSEGPLPIAPQMWHYRQSIDYMIEVERAVMDYASRNREQLLWDIYAMGKRSIEKGSTDSWTVTPSRIQKLKDEGKMLIEQLEKEGKETMTEEVAMRVRWRGGVNPTVPAQLYEEVLHAPEDRDARGYIITKEQADFPTAVKFINVLLKQGIFVMKATADFEVDGKSYPAGSFVVKTDQAFRPAIRDMFEPQDHPVDLEYPDGPPVRPYDIAGWTPVVQMGVEFERVFDGFEGPFERIGFEMQKPAPALVTGPANPAGYLVSHQINDAVVLTNRLHKAGADVYWLKDEKFIDGLSLGTGTLWIPATSASTAVVKQTAMDRGIPAYGVAEAPTGAAMKIKPVRIGLVDLYGGVMPSGWLRWMFEQYEIPYEVVFPQILDAGNLHAAYDVIVVPSSTYSDGSRGRNRIRRQPEAGTIPEEYRSMLGGMTASETIPPLKTFVAEGGTLLAIGSSATIGEAMGLPVTNHLTEWTPAGEREPLSSKKFYVPGSILRAKFDNTEPLAFGMPKEGFVFFDSSPVFSRKDSDTVKAEKVAWFDGTDLLYSGWAMGEHYLDGGELATSAKMGEGSLVLISFEATFRATPHATFKLFFNGLYEGQAEDVVF, encoded by the coding sequence ATGAGAAAAATAACCTTCAATAGAACGGTGTTGAAAGCCGCGCTATTCGGTCTAGCTGCGGCGTCGCTCTTCGGCGCTTCCCCCGTCATCACTCCGCCCAAGGACATCATCGGATTCAATATCGGTGATGACTACCACATGGCGAGCTACACCCAGATCTCGACCATGTTGAAGACCTGGGACAAGGAATCGGATCGTCTCACCGTGGTGAGCATCGGCACCACGGCCGAAGGTCGGGCCCAATACATGGGCATTGTCACCTCGCCCGCCAATCACGCGAAGCTGGAGCACTACCGCAACATTTCGCGCAACCTGTCTCTCGCTGAGGGGCTGACGGATGACCAGGCCCGGGCCATGGCGGACGAAGGCAAAGCGGTGGTCTGGATCGATGGGGGTTTGCACGCCACCGAAACGGTCAACGCCCAGTCGTTGGCCGAGATGATTTATCAAATGGTTTCGCTGGAGGATCGCGAAACCATGCGGTTCCTCGACGACGTCATCCTGCTCATGCCGATTCCGAATCCGGATGGCGTGGAATTGGTGGCCAACTGGTATATGCGCGAAGAGGACGAGACCAAGCGTTCCCTGCAGCACTTGCCGGTGCTCTACCACAAGTATGTCGGTCATGATAACAACCGGGACTCGATCATGAACAACATGCCCGAGACCACCAATCAGAACCGGGTGCTGTTCCTGGAGTGGAATCCGCAGATCATGCACAATGTCCACCAGACGGGGCCGCTCGGCCAGGTGATTTTCATTCCGCCGTTTCGCGATCCGTTTAACTACAACTTTGATCCGCTGATTCCGATCGGCATCGAACGCGTGGGGGCGGCCATGCATGCGCGTCTCGTGTCCAAAGGCATGGGCGGTTCCGCCATGCGGTCCAACGCCCCTTACTCCACGTGGTGGAACGGCGGCATGCGCACGGCCGTGTATTTTCACAATCAAATCGGTCTGTTGACCGAAGTCATCGGCAATCCGACCCCGGGCCCCGTGCCGTTGGTGCCGGACAAGCATTTGCCCGACAGTGAAGGACCGCTGCCAATCGCGCCGCAGATGTGGCACTACCGTCAGTCGATCGACTACATGATCGAAGTCGAACGCGCGGTGATGGACTACGCCTCGCGCAATCGCGAACAATTGCTGTGGGACATCTACGCCATGGGCAAACGCTCGATCGAAAAGGGCAGCACGGACTCGTGGACCGTCACGCCGAGCCGGATCCAAAAGCTGAAAGACGAGGGCAAGATGCTCATCGAGCAGCTGGAAAAAGAAGGCAAGGAAACCATGACCGAGGAAGTCGCGATGCGGGTGCGCTGGCGCGGAGGCGTCAACCCGACCGTGCCCGCCCAACTCTACGAAGAGGTGCTGCACGCGCCGGAGGATCGCGATGCCCGCGGTTACATCATCACCAAGGAGCAGGCCGATTTCCCGACCGCGGTGAAATTCATCAACGTGCTGCTGAAGCAGGGTATCTTCGTGATGAAAGCGACCGCGGACTTCGAGGTCGACGGCAAGTCGTATCCGGCCGGTTCCTTTGTGGTTAAAACCGATCAAGCCTTTCGTCCCGCGATTCGCGACATGTTTGAACCGCAGGATCACCCGGTCGATCTGGAGTATCCGGACGGTCCTCCCGTGCGTCCTTACGACATCGCGGGTTGGACGCCGGTCGTGCAAATGGGCGTGGAATTTGAACGCGTATTCGATGGCTTTGAGGGGCCGTTCGAGCGGATCGGATTTGAGATGCAAAAACCAGCCCCGGCCCTGGTCACCGGCCCGGCCAACCCGGCGGGTTATCTCGTGAGTCACCAGATCAACGACGCTGTCGTGCTCACCAACCGCCTGCACAAGGCGGGAGCGGATGTCTATTGGTTGAAGGATGAGAAATTCATCGACGGCCTGAGCCTCGGCACCGGCACCTTGTGGATTCCGGCCACGTCGGCTTCGACGGCCGTCGTCAAACAAACCGCGATGGATCGGGGCATTCCCGCCTATGGCGTGGCCGAGGCCCCCACCGGGGCCGCGATGAAAATCAAGCCGGTGCGCATCGGCTTGGTCGACCTCTACGGCGGCGTCATGCCGTCCGGCTGGCTGCGGTGGATGTTCGAGCAATACGAAATTCCCTACGAAGTGGTGTTCCCGCAGATCCTCGATGCCGGCAACCTGCACGCGGCCTATGATGTCATCGTGGTGCCCAGCAGCACCTATTCGGATGGCAGCCGCGGCCGCAACCGCATCCGTCGTCAACCCGAAGCGGGCACGATTCCGGAAGAGTATCGTTCGATGCTCGGCGGCATGACCGCCAGCGAGACGATCCCGCCGCTGAAGACCTTCGTGGCAGAGGGCGGCACGTTGCTCGCCATCGGTTCCTCGGCGACGATCGGTGAAGCCATGGGGCTGCCGGTGACCAACCACCTCACGGAGTGGACGCCGGCCGGCGAACGGGAACCGCTCTCGAGCAAGAAATTCTACGTGCCGGGGTCGATCCTGCGTGCGAAGTTCGACAACACCGAGCCGCTCGCATTCGGCATGCCCAAGGAAGGGTTTGTGTTCTTCGACAGCAGCCCGGTCTTCAGTCGCAAGGATTCGGATACGGTGAAAGCCGAGAAGGTGGCCTGGTTTGATGGCACCGATCTGCTCTACAGCGGTTGGGCCATGGGCGAACATTACCTCGACGGTGGCGAACTCGCGACATCGGCCAAGATGGGCGAAGGCTCATTGGTGCTGATCTCGTTTGAGGCGACCTTCCGGGCCACCCCGCATGCGACCTTCAAGCTGTTCTTCAACGGCCTGTATGAAGGCCAGGCCGAGGACGTCGTTTTCTAG
- a CDS encoding response regulator — MIASCASWQQSCFPEGMVMTTLHSGLKLLVVEDHQLIREMLVLACSQTWPDAIVESATTGEDGLRLIKKLKPDVVLLDLCLPDGDGLDFALKMREACRSTKVIALTSHTDEFTIHRAMHVRLHGFVDKNEQPLDVIRQAVESVLDGHQYLSKTVRRVREEIRYDPVSFSKVLSDREIALLSLLGQGMTNEEIATQIGLAVSTVKLHRNKIMMRIGVHSTPQLMRYALAKGFVHTDSPSALAAGM, encoded by the coding sequence TTGATCGCATCTTGTGCCAGCTGGCAGCAGTCCTGCTTCCCGGAAGGCATGGTGATGACGACGCTCCATTCTGGCCTGAAATTGTTAGTGGTCGAGGACCACCAACTGATTCGAGAAATGCTGGTCCTGGCATGCTCCCAAACCTGGCCCGACGCGATCGTGGAGAGCGCGACGACTGGGGAGGACGGGCTGCGTCTGATCAAGAAACTGAAACCGGACGTGGTGTTGCTCGATCTTTGTCTGCCCGACGGCGACGGGCTGGACTTTGCCTTGAAGATGCGCGAGGCGTGTCGCTCCACGAAGGTGATCGCGCTGACGTCCCACACGGACGAGTTCACCATCCATCGCGCGATGCATGTGCGGCTCCACGGTTTTGTGGACAAGAACGAGCAGCCGCTCGACGTGATCCGCCAGGCGGTCGAGTCGGTGCTCGACGGGCATCAATACCTTTCGAAAACCGTGCGCCGGGTGCGCGAGGAGATCCGGTATGATCCGGTGAGTTTCAGCAAAGTTCTGTCGGACCGTGAGATCGCGCTTCTGTCGTTGCTGGGGCAGGGCATGACCAATGAGGAAATCGCCACGCAGATCGGTCTGGCTGTCAGCACGGTTAAATTGCACCGCAACAAAATCATGATGCGCATCGGCGTGCACAGCACCCCGCAACTCATGCGGTATGCGTTGGCCAAGGGTTTTGTGCACACCGACTCGCCGTCCGCATTGGCCGCCGGTATGTAA
- a CDS encoding ATP-binding protein: MPRPSPLSLPPPARAGKLASFLPYPSLGRVPEAPTGSWRRPESPVRARGWTRLTSRIHFAVTLIGALGLATGTPVVRSAEPVVGRPVMTQVGLGRNVIDGPVWATTITPAGDLIVGSNRLSILSQHQWSQIALPDAHAFRGLAPSADGSRVWVGAMHQLGYIARRAPGDWGFHSLLEAWRRDTGTTLEDVWAVQATPQGAVWLTSDRAARWNGTTFTTWRARGRHRLFGAATAEGLWFYDDGHGVYAIGDRGDPQLVVPYDELPRPPVTWMIPPTATEPRPIIGMAGGAYRQESDGSFTRLHALSRALAGTLPGRAVRLPHGNFGIATFRAGVVIADQEGEVKEIINRKRGLSDNTTYTLGADGDHLWIGYQGGLARVDGVGQSYIIDRQTGLGDGAPRGVEFNRDGTWLLTSKDVLLLAPDSDQLRPVLEHETLLWSATQVGDALWVGGFGGVWRVDPTGAKREHFAPHDVLSVTASREYQSGVVYTEGYDLKALRPSRHGGWVPEDLHLRIRDTPVSLFESSRDEIWAGTMTRGIDRFAWRSDPSSPYAQLYLKNHYDIGRELPDQGKRARVVELGPRIFAFTDAGILRLHRHRPEFELEPTVREYVGIAASTDESGDTGYWLVRPRLIDDHNSYALLRVSWHSGQLQVEPLHAHGLNGVGDPVALDYGQGSLWLSSTAGVLKIDEAALTAADPVPQVQVSLRTDPGPGAPDEAGLLPLDPHVRRVDFHFAPSPSDHDQVYLQTRLTGAEAEWSPPSLESARSFAGLEPGSYRFEVRAVDSFGRTGPVEHIGFKLISPWYRRGPAIAGYVVLGLLLVGGIARWQVLRLKRKNEHLNLMVEKRTRELALSNIAKSDFLENISHEIRNPLNGLTGLLALLKEDNLGPRERELTRSLRAVSRKLMSVFEDVLSYARLEYGYVNLDAQPFRLRPLLQDAVDLFATQSREQGQSLTLHWPEGFIDGFIGDHAKIRTIIENFVGNALKYAPGAAIEIRLLNEVEPDEDPDAPVDLFIEVADHGPGIPPEEQVLVFSKFVRGSKAKRDQVTGTGLGLATCRALAQVMGGEVTLHSQVGHGSEFVLAVRLPRTHLETPAPTVASGLATATVECGRALVVEDEPYNRIVLEGLGVELGYDVDVASTAEEALTLLTRESYAVIFLDWELPRAKGVEVAHAVRGSVGGDQPIILATTAHDSDEIRRRCRQAGMDAFLLKPYDTDKVRTIIASVRSRRHGIGPPPGEPAPPAAHDRPLEPFNRQAFSHYSRSKGEQESTAIHQFTSSLDQEYETIAAALASEDYPVAKFHAHRLRALAGLIGARELNLAAKQLEEIMVDTATPADRDRAWSRTQSSGAVLKTRLHELADRN, from the coding sequence ATGCCGCGACCGAGCCCGCTTTCCCTCCCTCCGCCTGCGCGGGCCGGTAAACTGGCATCGTTTCTTCCCTACCCCTCCCTCGGGCGGGTTCCGGAGGCGCCGACCGGTTCCTGGCGTCGACCCGAAAGTCCGGTTCGAGCCCGCGGATGGACGAGACTCACCTCCCGTATTCACTTCGCGGTGACTTTGATCGGGGCGCTGGGACTGGCTACCGGAACACCGGTCGTCCGGTCCGCCGAGCCGGTGGTCGGTCGTCCCGTCATGACTCAGGTGGGCTTGGGTCGGAACGTGATCGATGGCCCGGTGTGGGCGACCACCATCACGCCGGCCGGCGATCTCATCGTGGGGTCCAACCGGCTCAGTATTTTAAGCCAGCATCAATGGTCGCAAATCGCGCTGCCCGACGCACATGCCTTTCGCGGGTTGGCTCCGTCGGCCGACGGCAGCCGCGTATGGGTCGGCGCGATGCACCAACTCGGCTACATCGCGCGGCGCGCCCCGGGAGACTGGGGGTTTCACTCGCTGTTGGAAGCGTGGCGACGCGATACCGGGACGACGTTGGAAGATGTCTGGGCGGTGCAGGCGACGCCGCAGGGAGCGGTCTGGCTTACGTCGGATCGCGCCGCCCGATGGAACGGCACCACCTTCACGACTTGGCGAGCCCGGGGTCGCCATCGGTTGTTCGGCGCGGCCACCGCCGAGGGGTTGTGGTTCTACGACGACGGTCACGGGGTCTACGCCATCGGCGACCGCGGCGACCCGCAATTGGTGGTGCCCTATGACGAACTGCCGCGCCCTCCGGTCACTTGGATGATCCCGCCCACCGCGACGGAGCCCCGGCCCATCATTGGCATGGCCGGCGGAGCCTATCGCCAGGAATCGGACGGTTCATTCACTCGCCTGCACGCTCTGTCCCGGGCGCTGGCCGGCACGTTGCCCGGTCGGGCGGTGCGGCTACCGCACGGCAATTTCGGCATCGCCACGTTTCGCGCGGGCGTCGTCATCGCCGATCAGGAGGGCGAGGTGAAAGAGATCATCAATCGCAAACGCGGATTGAGTGACAATACCACCTACACCCTGGGTGCCGACGGCGATCATCTCTGGATCGGCTACCAGGGCGGACTGGCCCGGGTCGACGGTGTGGGACAGTCGTATATCATTGATCGGCAAACCGGGCTGGGTGACGGCGCCCCTCGCGGAGTGGAGTTCAATCGCGATGGCACCTGGTTGCTCACCAGCAAGGACGTGCTGCTGCTCGCGCCAGACTCCGACCAATTGCGTCCGGTGCTCGAACACGAGACCCTGCTTTGGTCGGCGACTCAGGTGGGCGATGCGTTGTGGGTCGGAGGTTTCGGCGGCGTGTGGCGGGTCGATCCCACCGGTGCCAAGCGCGAACACTTCGCCCCGCACGACGTATTGAGCGTCACCGCCTCCCGCGAATATCAATCGGGGGTGGTTTACACCGAGGGCTACGACCTCAAGGCCCTGCGACCCAGTCGGCACGGGGGCTGGGTGCCCGAGGATCTGCACCTGCGCATTCGCGACACCCCGGTATCCTTGTTCGAATCCTCCCGGGACGAAATCTGGGCCGGCACCATGACGCGTGGCATCGACCGCTTCGCGTGGCGATCAGACCCTTCCTCGCCCTATGCGCAATTGTATCTCAAGAATCACTACGACATCGGTCGCGAACTGCCTGACCAAGGGAAGCGCGCCCGGGTGGTGGAGTTGGGCCCACGGATTTTCGCCTTCACCGATGCCGGCATCCTGCGACTGCATCGGCACCGCCCGGAATTCGAACTCGAACCCACGGTGCGCGAATACGTGGGCATCGCGGCATCCACCGATGAATCGGGCGATACCGGTTACTGGTTGGTGCGGCCCCGCCTGATCGACGACCACAACAGCTACGCCCTGCTCCGCGTCAGTTGGCACTCCGGGCAACTGCAGGTCGAACCACTGCACGCCCACGGCCTCAACGGAGTGGGCGATCCTGTCGCGCTGGACTACGGCCAGGGGTCCCTGTGGTTGAGTAGCACGGCGGGGGTGCTCAAAATCGATGAAGCCGCTTTGACCGCGGCTGACCCCGTGCCGCAGGTGCAGGTTTCGCTGCGCACCGATCCCGGGCCGGGGGCACCGGACGAAGCGGGTCTGCTGCCTCTTGATCCCCACGTGCGCCGGGTGGATTTTCACTTCGCGCCCTCCCCTTCGGATCATGATCAGGTCTACCTGCAAACCCGGCTGACCGGAGCCGAAGCGGAATGGAGCCCGCCCAGTCTCGAAAGCGCCCGCAGCTTTGCCGGACTGGAGCCGGGGAGTTATCGATTTGAAGTGCGGGCGGTGGACTCCTTCGGGCGCACCGGTCCGGTCGAACACATCGGCTTCAAGTTGATATCGCCCTGGTATCGACGGGGACCCGCCATCGCCGGATACGTCGTCCTCGGACTACTGCTGGTGGGAGGGATCGCCCGCTGGCAGGTGCTGCGGCTCAAACGCAAAAACGAACACCTCAATCTCATGGTCGAGAAACGCACGCGCGAACTCGCTCTGAGCAACATCGCCAAGAGTGATTTTCTCGAAAACATCTCCCACGAAATTCGCAATCCACTCAACGGACTCACCGGTCTGCTGGCCTTGCTCAAAGAGGATAATCTCGGCCCGCGCGAACGCGAACTCACCCGGTCACTGCGCGCGGTTTCCCGCAAATTGATGTCCGTGTTCGAGGATGTGTTGAGCTACGCCCGCCTCGAATACGGTTACGTCAATCTCGACGCCCAACCGTTTCGGTTGCGTCCGCTGTTGCAGGATGCGGTGGATCTCTTCGCCACCCAGTCCCGGGAGCAAGGTCAGTCGCTCACCTTGCACTGGCCGGAGGGGTTCATCGACGGGTTCATCGGCGACCACGCCAAGATCCGCACCATTATCGAAAACTTCGTCGGCAACGCGCTGAAATACGCGCCCGGTGCCGCCATCGAAATCCGCCTGCTCAATGAGGTGGAACCGGACGAAGATCCCGACGCCCCGGTGGATTTGTTCATTGAGGTCGCCGACCACGGTCCCGGTATTCCGCCTGAGGAACAGGTGCTCGTCTTTTCCAAGTTCGTCCGCGGCTCCAAGGCGAAACGCGATCAGGTCACGGGCACCGGGCTGGGTCTGGCGACTTGTCGTGCCCTCGCCCAGGTCATGGGGGGCGAGGTCACGTTGCACAGTCAGGTCGGCCACGGGTCCGAGTTCGTATTGGCGGTGCGACTACCGCGGACCCATCTCGAAACCCCGGCGCCGACGGTCGCCAGCGGCCTCGCGACGGCGACGGTCGAATGCGGCCGGGCGTTGGTCGTCGAGGACGAGCCCTACAATCGCATCGTGTTGGAGGGACTCGGCGTGGAACTGGGTTACGACGTGGATGTCGCGAGCACCGCCGAGGAAGCCCTCACGCTGCTCACCCGCGAGAGCTACGCCGTCATCTTTCTCGACTGGGAACTGCCGCGGGCCAAGGGGGTCGAGGTCGCCCACGCCGTGCGCGGTTCGGTCGGTGGAGATCAGCCGATCATTCTCGCCACCACGGCACACGACAGCGACGAGATCCGGCGACGGTGTCGGCAGGCCGGTATGGATGCATTTTTGCTCAAGCCTTACGATACTGACAAAGTGCGCACCATCATCGCCTCGGTCCGGTCACGTCGCCACGGCATCGGTCCTCCGCCGGGTGAACCCGCCCCACCGGCCGCGCACGATCGTCCACTCGAACCCTTCAATCGACAGGCATTCAGTCATTACTCGCGCAGCAAGGGCGAACAGGAATCAACCGCGATTCATCAGTTCACTTCCTCCCTTGACCAGGAATACGAGACCATCGCCGCCGCTTTGGCATCGGAGGATTATCCCGTGGCCAAATTTCACGCCCACCGTTTGCGCGCCCTCGCGGGATTGATCGGAGCCCGTGAGCTCAATCTCGCCGCGAAGCAATTGGAGGAAATCATGGTGGACACCGCCACACCGGCCGATCGCGACCGCGCCTGGTCGCGCACCCAATCCAGCGGTGCCGTGCTCAAAACCCGCCTGCACGAACTCGCCGATCGCAACTGA